The Acidimicrobiales bacterium sequence ATGCCGCGGATGCCGTCGGGGCCGATGTCGAACGCCATCGTCATGAAGAGTTCACCGTCGCCGTAGGCGACGAGCCCCGGTGTCCCGTTGATGCGGGCGTGGTCGACGACGAACTCGGCGTGCATCTTCTCCCGCTTGGCGGCAATCCCCCGGACGAACATGGCGACCCGGTCCCGGCCGACGACGGGCCGACGAGCGGCGTACTGCTTGGCGCCGCCGTCGCTCCAGACGACGACGTCCGCCACGAGCATCTGCGCCAACGACTCGACGTCGCCGGTGACCGCGGCGGCGAGGAACGAGTCGAGTAGGCGACGCTCGTCGTCGGGGTCGGCCTCGAAACGGGTCGGGCGGTCGGGACCGAGCCGCTCCTTCGCCCGGTGGACGATCTGGCGGCAGTTGACGACGGACCGGTCGATGGTCTCGGCGATCTCGTCGTAGTCGTGGCCGAACACCTCCCGCAGCAGGAAGGCCGCGCGTTCGACCGGGTCGAGCCGTTCGAGCATCGTGAGGAACGCGAGGGACAGTGATTCGGCGAGCTCGGCGTGCGCGGCGGGATCGTCGTCGCCGGTGAGGAGCGGTTCCGGGAGCCACGGGCCGACGTAGGACTCCCGGCGCGACTGGGCCGAGCGCAACCGGTCGATCGCGAGACGGCTCGCGACGGTCGTCAGCCACGCCCGTGGCCGCTCGATCGTGGCTCGGTCGGCCGCGTCCCATCGCAGCCACGTCTCCTGCACGACGTCCTCCGCCTCCGCGACGCGGCCCAGCATCCGGTAGGCGACGCCGAACAGATGGTGCCGATGCTCCTCGAAGCCGTCGGCCATCCGGTCGGCGTCGGTGTCGGTCATCGGCTCGCCGCCTGACCGGCAGCGCGGCCGCTCGCGACGGAAGCATCGACGAGGACGCCCTCCGGGCCGACCCAGTCACCGGCGACGAACAGGCCCGAATGACCCGGAACGGTGACCGGCGGTCGACCACCGAGGCCACCGCAGGCGGCCGACGGTTGGT is a genomic window containing:
- a CDS encoding RNA polymerase sigma-70 factor yields the protein MTDTDADRMADGFEEHRHHLFGVAYRMLGRVAEAEDVVQETWLRWDAADRATIERPRAWLTTVASRLAIDRLRSAQSRRESYVGPWLPEPLLTGDDDPAAHAELAESLSLAFLTMLERLDPVERAAFLLREVFGHDYDEIAETIDRSVVNCRQIVHRAKERLGPDRPTRFEADPDDERRLLDSFLAAAVTGDVESLAQMLVADVVVWSDGGAKQYAARRPVVGRDRVAMFVRGIAAKREKMHAEFVVDHARINGTPGLVAYGDGELFMTMAFDIGPDGIRGIHAVLNPDKLEHLR